The DNA region GGCGACCTATCTCGCTAGCGACGTGGTGATCCAACAGTTCTGGGATGGTAGACGAAGGAATCGAGACAATCGGGCGGCCGCATTGATTTCCCATCCAGTCGCCGGCCACAGCCGTTCGGGCAAGCTCTTCGTGAACCTGCAGGAACCATCCTCTGGTCGCTCGGCATCGCAGTTCTTCCTAAAACTTCGACCGCGATCGAATGCAACCTCTGAGTTGCTCGCGGAACGGAATGCGAGCCGGGATCCGCATTGGAAGCGATTCGTGCTGGTGCCCAAACAGCGCGCCGGGAACAGGACCGCGGTGGGAGACTGCTATGTCGGATCGTTTACCGCACTGACTTCGAGGACTACGCTCTCGCGCGCCCTTCTTTCCTGCCCGGCCAAGAGTCTGGACGGGCTGCGAGCGACGATTCACTCGCTCCTGAGAGCACTCGACACCCCGATTGCCACCGCCAAGGGACGGTCGATGCTCAAGTACCTGAGCGATCCGGATAAGCGGATCGAGAACTCGCTGAGTCGACTCGGGTCAACGCCCGGCTGGCGCTATGAAGCGCCGAATCTGTTCCAGCGGCGCTCTACATTCCGCGTGGGTCCAATCACGGGTCGGGAGCTGACCAAAGCGCGGATCATCGCGCCGGGGCCGAACTACGAGCACTTGGCTCATGGCGACCTGCACGCTGACAATGTGCTGGTCGACATCGACGCAGGACAGGTCCGGGTGATCGACTGCACGGAGATGCAGAGGACCGATCATCTGTTCTCCGATTTCGTGCGGCTCGAATTGTCACTCTTCGAGCTCTTTCTCGACCGTGCCGAGGACGACTCAAGAATCGACGCGAAGGCGCCACCACAGAGACTGTTCAACCGTGTCGAGCTTAAGGACGATGAGGCCAGTCCATTCTCGAAGCGACTTCCCGGACTCTGGCTCGCTCTGCGCTTGTCGCGACAATCGGCGGCGACGAAACGCAACTTGGACCCCGGGCTGCAATACCTCGTGCCCTGGATGTACTTTGCAGATCTCTGGTGTGAGACGATCCGACTCTTGAACTATCTCATCGAAGACGAACTTGCCGCTCAGCGCGAGACGCCGTCGACGCGACTCCTGTACATGCTACGGTTCGCGCAGAAGGCGAGAATTCGCGCACTCGACATTCCCATCTCCTTCAAGTGAGTCGAAACGACCCGACCGGATCGCCGCCTCGCACCCCGTATCCGGACGAATCCACGATTTCTGAGACTCGATACGCGCTTACTCGGCCGCTTCCCGGCCTGAGTCGCGCCTCACACACGTACAAGCGCGGGGAGGATTCCGTTGGCTCGAAACGTTCGCCGCTGGTTCGGACGCGTGCTTCTGGTGCTGCTCGCGGTCGCCGCGATCTGGCTGGTGCCCACGATCTGGTTCCGTCCCTGGCAGATCGACGCGTTCTATGCGCGCGTGTTCCTGCGCTTCGCGGTCAAGGAACCGATGATGCTCACCATGCTGGGCATCTTCAACGGCACGCCGATCTCCTACTACCAGGATGACCTCGGCGACTTCTCGCCCGCGAAGACTCAGGCCGACGCGAAGATGGTGGACGAGAACCTCGCGATGCTTCGGAGCTACTCGCGCAAAGGCATGACTCTGAAGGAGCGACTATCGGCCGAGGTGCTCGACTACTTCCTCGAGGACCAGCAGCGCGGCAAGCCGTTCATGTTCTACGACTATCCGCTAAACCAGCTGCGCGGATTCCAGAGTCAGCTGCCGGAGTTCATGACCACGCTGCAGCCGCTCAAGACCGCGGAGGACGCGCGCAACTACGTGAAGCGCACGCGCAAGTTCGGCGTGGCCGTGGACCAGCTGCTCGCGGGCGTCGAACTGCGGGAGAAGCAGGGCGTGATGCCGCCGCGCTGGGTGCTCGAAAAGGTGCTCACGCAGGTCAACGAGTTCAAGGCACTCGAGCCCAAGGCGAATCCGCTCTACCTGCATTTCGCGGACAGCACGAAGAATGAACTCAAGGGCCTCAAGGCCGAGGAACGGACGAAGTTGCTCGGCGAGCTCGAGTCGGCGATTCGCGAAGTCGTGGACCCCGCGTGGGGTCGCATGAGTGCCGTGGTCGAGCGGCAGATCAAGACCGCCACCGACGACGACGGCGTGTGGAAGCTGCCGAAGGGCGACGCCTACTACGATTACTGCCTGCGAACGTTCACGACCTCGGACTTGCCGGCCGACAGCATCCACCAGATCGGGATGGGGGAAGTCGCGAGGATCCAGACTCAGATGCGCGACATTCTGCACCGGCAGGGCTACGACGCGCGCGAGCTCGGAGCGACGGTCAAGCGCATGCGCGACGAGCCGCGCTTTCACTTCGGCGGCACGGTCGCGGCGGCGCGAGAGAGCATCCTCGCGGGCTATCAGGCGATCCTCGACGACGCGAATCGTCGCGTCGCGGATCTGTTCGACGTGCGCCCCAAGGCGAAGCTCGAAGTCCACCGGGTGCCCGAGTTCAACGAAAAGGGATCGCCCGGCGCCTACTACAATCCGGCGGCGTTCGATGGCTCGCGCGGCGGCGTGTTCTTCGCGAACCTTCGCGACCCGAACGAGACCTCGCGCCCGGACATGCGCACGCTCGCCTATCACGAGGGCATTCCGGGCCATCACTTCCAGCTCTCGATCCAGCAGGAGCTGAAGGGAGTGCCGTTCTTCCGCAAAGTACTTCCGTTCACGGCCTACGCCGAGGGCTGGGGGCTCTATGCCGAGCGGCTCGCACTCGAGAACGGATTCCAGCCCACGCCGTACGATTCGATCGGTGCACTTCAGGCTGAGCTGTTCCGCGCCGTGCGACTGGTGGTCGACACCGGCATCCACCGCAAGCACTGGACGCGCGGCTCGGCGATCAAGTGGATGGTCTCCAATACCGGCATGGACTCGAGTGAAGTCGCGACCGAGATCGAACGCTACATCGTGAACCCGGGGCAGGCGTGCGCCTACAAGGTGGGGCAGCTCGAAATCCTCGCGCTGCGCGCCCACGCGAGGGAAGTCCTAGGCGATCGCTTCGACATCCGTAAGTTCCACAATGTGGTGCTCACGAACGGCTCGCTGCCGCTCACCTTGCTCGCCAAGGTCGTCCACGAGTGGATCGACGAAGAGCAGAAGGGCGTCGCTCAGAAGGCAAATGGGTAGCGGCTGCCCGGACGAATTTGGCGTTGACTGTCCGGAATCGCGAGCCTATTCTGCCTCCGGCTGGAAACTCGCTGCCAGCGCTGGAGTTGCGCTGGGCGCTTCGCGTATCGCTTGTGCGAATTCGACGGCGGCGGGTGAGTGGCTGCAGACCATCGAGTTGTTCGACGTGTACGCGGGAACGGGAATGCCGGCCGGCATGAAGAGCCTCGCCTTCGCGCTGCAATTCCAGCACGCGGAGCGCACGCTCGAAGAAGCCGAAGTGCAGGCGAGCCTCGACCGCATGACCGCGGCGGTCGCGAAGGAATGCGGCGGCCGATTGAGAGAACGATGACGCAGGACACGCTGACGATGACGACGGATCTCGACCGGCTGGCCGAGCGCGTTGAACGCGCCGCGGCGCTGGTGCAGCGTCTGCGCGACGAGAATCAGAAGCTCGGCCGCGAACGCGACGAGTTGCAGCAACGAGTGGCGGATTCCGAAACGAAACTCCAGGGCCAGGACGTGCCGGCGCTGATGTCCGAGATCCAGACGCTTCGCAAGGAGCAGAAGGAATGGCACAGCGAGCGGCGCGAAGTGGCTTCGAAGATCGAAGCGATCGCGCAGAAGCTCGAACGCCTCGACGCATAGCCCTCGGCCGTTTGCGAGGGAATTGAAACCAAACCAACGCAGGGCGATCACGGCGAGCCGGAGGCACCGATGGACACGAAAAGCGTCGTCCAGGTCCAGATCTTCGGCCACACTTATACGATCCGCAGCGAGGCCGACCAGCAGTACATTCTGGAGGTCGCCGCGTACGTGGATCGCAAGATGCGCGAGATCACCGAGAAGGTCCCGGTGGCGACGCTGTCGAAAGTGGCCATACTGGCGTCTCTCAACATCGCCGATGAGTTGCACAAGGAGCGCGCGTCGCACCAGAATCAGCAGCGATGGCTCGACACCCATGCGGCGCGTCTCAATGCGGTCCTGGAGGAAGTTCTGCAGGACGGCGAGACGCGGTGAGCGACCGTTCGTTCGGAGGTTCGGCGCTTCATTCGACGTGATTTCCCTGCCGTGCTCGTGATGCACGATGAAGTTCTTGAACCATCAAATACGTTCAAAGGGACTGTCGGTGGCTGGCGACGTCGCACCCCGGGCCACAAGGTCTGGCGGAGGACTCACCCGGTCGAAGGCGGACCCACCTGGTTCTTCCAGGTCTCAAGAACTCTCCTGCACACGGTATTTCGGCGGGGATTTTTCTTCCCGCTCGCGGGCCCGCGGCCCGGCGCTGAGGCGCCTCCGCGCGGTTCCGCCGGGAGGGTGTGATGAATACGTGGGGCTGGATCGGCGGCATCGTTCTCGGTGCCGCGCTGTCGTTTACGGCCGGCTACCTGCTGCGCGCCCGTCGCGCGGTCGCCCAGCTCGGCAGCGCCGAGCGCCAGGCCAAGCGTGTGACCGAAGACGCCGCGCGCGAATCCGAGGCGCTGCGCCGCACCGCGGTGCTCGAGGGCAAGGAAGAGGCGTTGCGCCTGCGCCAGCAGGGCGAGCGCGAGATCGCCGCGCAGCGGCAGGCCCAACTCGAGGCCGAACGGGCCTTTCAGGAACGTGAAGTCGCGTTCAATCGCCGTGTCGAGGTGATCGAGAAGAAGGACCGCGACATGAAGCGCCACGAGCAGGAGCTGGGCCAGCGCGAGCAGTCCGTCACCGCGCGCAATACCGAGCTCGATGCACTGCTCGCCGATCAGGCCCTGCGCCTCGAGCGCATCGCGGGGCTCAGCGCCGCCGATGCACGGCGCGAACTGGTGGTAGCGGTCGAGAGCGAGGCGCGCGTCGAGGCGTCACGCCTGGTCGCCGAGGTCCGCGAGACCGCGCAGCGCAACGCCGAGCGCGAAGCCCGCAAGATCATCACCGTGGCCATCCAGCGCTACGCCGGCGACCAGGTCAGCGAGTCGACGGTGTCGGTGGTGCATCTGCCGAGTGAAGACATGAAGGGGCGCATCATCGGGCGCGAGGGCCGCAACATCCGCTCGTTCGAAACCATCACCGGCGTCGACGTGATCATCGACGACACACCCGAGGCCGTTGTCCTGTCCGGCTTCGATCCGGTTCGACGCGAGATCGCGCGTCAGGCGCTCGAGCGCCTGGTTGCCGACGGCCGCATTCACCCCGCGCGGATCGAGGAAGTGGTCGCCAAGGTCAAGGAGGAGGTCGAAGGCAAGATTCGCGAGCTCGGCGAGATGGCGTGCCTCGAAGTCGGTGTGCACGGCATCCACCCGGAACTGCAGCACCTGCTCGGCCGCCTTCACTACCGCACCTCGTACGGTCAGAACATCCTGCGGCACTCGATCGAGGTCGCACACCTGTCGGGCATGATGGCGGCCGAGCTCGGCTTCGAGCAGAAGATGGCGAAGCGCGGGGGCCTCATGCACGACATCGGCAAGGCGATCGATCACGACCAGGAGGGCACGCATCCGGCGCTCGGCATGGAAGTCGCGGCCCGCTACGGCGAACCGCAGCCGGTGCTCGAGGCGATCGGCTACCACCACGACGACTACGCGGGTGGCAGTTTGTGGCCGGTGCTGATCTCGGCCGCCGATGCGATCTCGGGCGCACGCCCCGGGGCACGGCGCGAGAGCCTCGAGATCTACATCAAGCGGCTCGAAGCGCTGGAGCGCATCGCGGGCGCGTTTCCGGGAGTCGAAAAGTCCTACGCGATCCAGGCCGGACGCGAGATCCGCATCATGGTCGAGCACGCCAAGGTCGACGACGCGCGCGCGCACGACCTGGCGGGACAGATCGCACGCCGCATCGAGAAAGAATTGCAGTACCCGGGACAGATCCGCGTGACGGTGATCCGCGAGACGCGCGCGGTCGAGTACGCGAAGTAGGCACGGAGGCCAATTCGATGGGTCGACTGCTCGCATGCCTGGCGATCGCGCTGGCCGCGGTGGCGATGGTGCTCGCACTCGCGAAGCGTGAGCGCCCCGCCACCGCGACGAACTACGGGGTTCGCGTTCGCAGCGAGCGGGCGCGTTTCGTGTTCTCGCCGCGACGCTATCGCTGGACCACCTACGGTGCGACCGGCGACAGCATTCGCATGAACGAGCTGCGTGTGCGCCGCGTCTCTCTGGTGGGTTCGTTCAACGACTGGGATCCCGACGCCTGGCCGATGAAACGCGACGAGGGCACCTGGGAGCTGAAGCGCTCGCTCGACTCGCTCGGAGATCCGGACTCGGTCGCGTTCACGTTTGTCGTCAACGGCCGCTTCTGGGTCGAGGCTCCGCTCGAGGCCGCGAATCGTCGCGCGCTCGCACCCGGACGCGCCGCCCTCGCGCTGCCCGTCGCCACCCGCTCGTGGGGAGCGCACCCGTGAACCTGTTGTTCATCGCGGATGTGATCGGCGCACCCGGCCGCGACGTGGTGCGAGACCTGCTGCCGGACCTGCGGCGGCGTCACGATCTCGATCTGGTGATCTGCAATGGCGAGAACTCGGCCGGCGGATTCGGGCTCACCCAGGACTCGGCGAAGGCGCTCTACGCGGCGGGTGTCGACGTGCTGACGGGCGGCAATCACCTGTGGGATCGCAAGGAGGCGTTCGGATACCTCGCCTCGGAGACTCGCCTGGTGCGCCCCGCGAACATGCCGCTCGGAACTCCGGGGCAGGGGTGGGGCGTCTTCACCGCCCGCGATGGCACGCGGATCGGCATCGTCAATCTGCTCGGACGCGTCTTCATGAAGGAGTACGAGGATCCGTTTCGCTCGGCCGAAGTCGCGCTCGAGAATCTGAAGGGTCGCTGCGACGCGATCTTCGTCGATTTCCATGCCGAGACGACGGCCGAAAAGGTCGCGCTTGCATGGCATCTCGACGGTCGCATCAGCGCGCTGGTCGGCACTCACACACACGTGCAGACCGCCGACGAACGGGTGCTCCCGAACGGCACCGCTTTCCTGTGCGATGCCGGCATGACGGGCGGGTTCGAGTCGGTGATCGGCATGGACCGCGCCGCGGCACTCCAGCGCTTTCTCACGCTGATGCCCGCGCGCCTGTCACCTGCGAGCGGCGACCTGCGCCTCAACGGCTGCCTTTTAAACCTCGATCCTGCGACCGGACGAGCGCGCTCGATCGAACGACTCCAGATTCCTCACGTGATCGGTGCGACTGCGACGGCGCGGCGCCTGAGCGGCGACGAACCGGCTGCCGCGTTGCGAGGCGCCGCACGCGTGCGCCTCGCGGAGCTGCGAGCGAGCGGTGCCGAGCCGCGACTCGCCCTGTTGTCGGTCGGCGAAGACGCCGCTTCGGCGATCTACCTCAAGCGCAAGACCGAGGCATGCCTCGAAGTCGGAATCGAGCCGCACCGTGTGACGCTGCCGGCCGGCACCGATACGCGTGCCGTGATCGAGAAAGTGCGATCGCTCGGCGCCGACCCCGCGGTGTCGGGAATCCTCGTGCAATTGCCGCTCGCGGCCCCCGCGGATGCCGATGCGGTGCTCGAGGCAGTGCCTCCGCACAAGGACGTCGACGGCTTTCATCCGGTCAACGCGGGGCGGCTCGCGGCCGGCCTGCCGGGCTTCGTTCCCGCGACACCGCGCGGCGTGCTCGAACTGCTGCGCTACTACGAGGTGCCACTGGCCGGTCGTCACGCCGTGGTGCTGGGGCGCAGCAACATCGTGGGCCGCCCGCTGGCGACACTCCTGTCCAGCAAGCGCTCGAACATGACCGTGACTCTGGGGCACAGCGGGAGCGGGCCGAGATTGAAATCGCTCGCGAACACGGCCGACCTGCTGATTGCGGCGATCGGCCGGCCCGAGTTCGTCGACGCCACCTGGGTCCGGCGCGGCGCGACGGTGGTCGACGTGGGGATCCATCGCGTCGCCGACCCCGACGCCCCGAAGGGCAGCCGGTTGACGGGCGACGTCGCACCGGACGTCGCCACAGTCGCCGCGGCACTCACGCCGGTGCCGGGCGGCGTCGGGCCCATGACGGTGGCGGCCCTGATGGCGAACGTGGTTCAGGCGGTGGAATCCCAGCGCACCGGGGCGGGTGCCGGCGCCCCTCGATGAAGTCCGCATGCGAGGTCTCGAGCTCATGAGCACCACCATTCAGCGCACGATCACTTCCGACGCGAGCGCTCGCTCGCGCACCGCGGGACTGTTCCTGGGCCAGCTCGACGAGCAGTTGCGACGGCTCATCGACGACACGAAGACCGCCACCCCGCGCGAACTGGCGTGGCAGCCGGAGCCGGGTGACAACACCCCGGGCATGTTGCTCGCGCACATCGCGCTGGTCGAAGTGGGCTGGACCAACATGGGCGTGCTGGGACGCGAATGGGGGGAGGCCGCCTCGCTGCCGCTCACCTATGAGGAAGGCGGCATGCCACTGGCCTCGGGAGCGCCGCCCCCGGCGAACCTCGCGGAACGCGACATCGACTACTTTCACGATTTGCTGCGCCGCGCGCGCTCGCACTCGCGGGCCGCACTGGTCGCCCTCGACGAAGCGGAGCTGGCGCGCACGTTCGAATTGCCGCGACCGCAGGGCGGGCGATTCCTCGGCAACGTGAGCTGGGTGCTCTATCACCTGCTCGAGCACTTCGCCGGGCACCACTATCAGATCCTCAGCCTGCGGCGGCGCTTCGCCGATCGAGGCGCCTGAGCCGTGGCGACGCAGCCCGCATCCGACGAACGCATCCTCTCGGTCGGCGAGATCACGCGCGCGATCAAGGAAACGCTCGCCGATTCGTTCCCGGCGGTGTGGGTGCGCGGTGAGATGTCGGGGCTCAAGCAACCGGACAGCGGCCACCTCTACTTCAGCCTCAAGGAGGGCCGCGACGCAGTGATCGCGTGCGCGATGTGGAAGCCGCAGGCCTCCCGACTGATGTTCGAGCCGCGCGACGGCGCCGAGGTCGAGGTGTTCGGTGGCGTCGACGTCTACGCGCCGCGCGGCAACTATCAGCTGATCGTGCGGCAGATGCGGCCGGCCGGGATCGGTGCGCTGCTGCTGGCGCTCGAGGAGTTGAAGCAGCGGCTCGCGGCCGAGGGACTGTTCGACGCCGCGCGCAAGCGCGCGCTGCCGCGCTATCCGCGCCGCATCGGTCTCGTCACCTCGCCGGTCGGCGCCGCGGTCAAGGACCTCGTCACGGTGCTGCGGTCGCGGTGGCCCTCGATCGAGATCGTGCTCGCGCCGGTGCGCGTGCAGGGCGAAGGGGCGGCGGCCGAGATTGCCGCCGCGATCGAGCGCTTCGGCCGCTACGGGAACGTCGACCTGCTGATCGTCGGTCGTGGCGGCGGCTCGCTCGAGGACCTGTGGGCGTTCAACGAAGAGCCGGTGGTTCGGGCGCTCGCCGCTTCACGGATTCCCACCATCTCCGCGGTCGGCCACGAGGTGGATACCACCCTCGCGGACCTGGCGGCCGACGTGCGCGCCGCAACCCCCTCGAATGCCGCCGAGCTCGCGGTCCGCGACGCGCGTGAAGTCGCGCGAACCGTGACCGCAGCGCGTCAGCGACTCGACCGCGCCGTGCTCCAGGTGGTGCGCGAGCGCCGACGTCGGCTCGAGCGGCTGCTCGAGAAGTATGGCTTCCGACGCCAGCGCGATTTGATCCTGGCGTTTCAGCAGCGGGTCGACGATCAGCTCGAGCGACTCACCGGTGCGATCCGGGCGCGCGTCGAGCAACTTCGCGAGCGGCTCGCGGCGGTGCGTTCGCGCTACGGGCTGCGCGAGTGGCCGCGGCGCATCGGCGAACGGCGGCAGCAACTCGCCGGCACCCGGCAGCGGCTCGACGATGGCGTGGTCGAGGTGATTCACGCGCGACGTCGACGGGTCCAGGGGCTCGGGGATCGACTGAGAGCGCTGTCGCCACGGCTGGTGCTCGAGCGGGGCTATTGCCTGGCGCGTTCGCCCGACGGTAGGCTGCTGCGCCTGGCGAGCGAACTCGCGGTGGGAGACTCCCTCACGATCGAATTCGCACGCGGAGAAGCCGACGCCCGAATCAGCGCGGTGCGTCCCGGAGAACCCGATGGCCGCTAAGTCACCCCGCGCCGGCAAGACCGGCGCTGCGCCGGACGAATCGGCGGGGCCGCCGTTCGAGGAAGCCCTCGAGCGGCTCGAGACCATCGTCGACCAGCTCGAGGGCAGCGAGCTGTCGCTCGAAGATTCTCTCGCTCGCTACGAGGAAGGTATCCGGCTCTCACGCCGCCTCACGCACACGCTCGATGCGGCGGAAAAGCGCATCGAACGGCTCGTGGAAGGCAGCGACGGTGAACCGGCCACCGAGCCGATCGAGGACGGCCCGCGCGGCGCTGCCGACAAGCCGTCCGACGGCGAGTTGCCCTTTTGAGCGCCGCCCGTCGCAGCGCCGCGAGTCGAACCAGCCGCTCGGCGCAGGCCCGTTCGAGCGTGCGTCCTCGACCCGCATCGAAGTCCGTCACCAAGGCCCCGCCGGACTCCGATGCGATCGGCACACTCGCCACGGGACCCCTCGCGAATCGACTCGCCGCCTTCGAAGCCCATCTCGACCAGACCCTGACCGCGAACGCCAAAGCGCCCACGACGCTGTCCGAGGCGATTCGCTACGCTGCGCTCTCGCCGGGCAAACGGCTGCGGCCGCTGTTCGTGCTCACCACCTGCGAAGCGGTCGGAGGCGATTGGAAGGACGCGCTGCCGGCCGCCGCTGCGGTCGAGTGCGTTCACGCGTTCTCGCTCGTGCACGACGATCTGCCGGCCATGGACGACGACGACTATCGCCGCGGCCGCCTCACCACGCACAAGAAGTTCGGCGAGGCGCTCGGCATCCTGGCCGGCGACGCGCTGCTCGCGTTCGCGTTCGAAGAGATGACGCGACTCGGCGAGCGAGGCGTCGCCGCGGAGCGCGTGCTCGAGGCGGTGCGCCTGCTGGCGTGGGCGAGCGGGCCCGAAGCACTGATCGCGGGGCAGGCGCTCGACCTGGCGGCCGAGGGCAAGCCTGCGACGCTCGAGATCGTCACCGCGGTTCACGAGCGTAAGACCGGCGCCCTGCTCGGGACCTGCATGGCGCTCGGGGCGCTGGTGGGAGGGGCGGACTCGAGTGTGGTCGAGACGCTCGGGCAGTGCGGTGTCGAGCTCGGGGTGGCGTTTCAGATTCACGACGATCTGCTCAACTCGGGCTCCTCACTCGCCAAGCTCGGCAAGCGCACCGGCACCGACGTCGCCCGCGGCAAGGCGACCTACCCGGGAGCCGTCGGCGAGGCGCGCGCGCGTTCCGATGCCCAGTCGCTGCTCTCGAACGTCTCCGCCTCGCTCGCCGGCATCGGCGCGCGCGGCAAGCTGCTGCGTCACCTCGTGCAGTCGGTCGCAGAACGCGACCGATGATCGCACCCCGAACGACCGCCGGGTCCTGCGTCGGGGCTGCCGGGCGGCGCGGGCCGCGGTTGCGCAGTGCCGGCCGCACCCCCTAACGTCTGCCGGTCACGGAAGATCCACCCCGCTCGGGAGGCCCTACGGAAGCGTTCTGGCTCGCACTCAGCGTCGGATTCCTGGTGCAGGGGTGGAAGGGGTTTGCACACTACGCGCGCCATCGGCGCT from Candidatus Eisenbacteria bacterium includes:
- a CDS encoding DUF885 domain-containing protein is translated as MARNVRRWFGRVLLVLLAVAAIWLVPTIWFRPWQIDAFYARVFLRFAVKEPMMLTMLGIFNGTPISYYQDDLGDFSPAKTQADAKMVDENLAMLRSYSRKGMTLKERLSAEVLDYFLEDQQRGKPFMFYDYPLNQLRGFQSQLPEFMTTLQPLKTAEDARNYVKRTRKFGVAVDQLLAGVELREKQGVMPPRWVLEKVLTQVNEFKALEPKANPLYLHFADSTKNELKGLKAEERTKLLGELESAIREVVDPAWGRMSAVVERQIKTATDDDGVWKLPKGDAYYDYCLRTFTTSDLPADSIHQIGMGEVARIQTQMRDILHRQGYDARELGATVKRMRDEPRFHFGGTVAAARESILAGYQAILDDANRRVADLFDVRPKAKLEVHRVPEFNEKGSPGAYYNPAAFDGSRGGVFFANLRDPNETSRPDMRTLAYHEGIPGHHFQLSIQQELKGVPFFRKVLPFTAYAEGWGLYAERLALENGFQPTPYDSIGALQAELFRAVRLVVDTGIHRKHWTRGSAIKWMVSNTGMDSSEVATEIERYIVNPGQACAYKVGQLEILALRAHAREVLGDRFDIRKFHNVVLTNGSLPLTLLAKVVHEWIDEEQKGVAQKANG
- a CDS encoding cell division protein ZapA, translated to MDTKSVVQVQIFGHTYTIRSEADQQYILEVAAYVDRKMREITEKVPVATLSKVAILASLNIADELHKERASHQNQQRWLDTHAARLNAVLEEVLQDGETR
- the rny gene encoding ribonuclease Y — encoded protein: MNTWGWIGGIVLGAALSFTAGYLLRARRAVAQLGSAERQAKRVTEDAARESEALRRTAVLEGKEEALRLRQQGEREIAAQRQAQLEAERAFQEREVAFNRRVEVIEKKDRDMKRHEQELGQREQSVTARNTELDALLADQALRLERIAGLSAADARRELVVAVESEARVEASRLVAEVRETAQRNAEREARKIITVAIQRYAGDQVSESTVSVVHLPSEDMKGRIIGREGRNIRSFETITGVDVIIDDTPEAVVLSGFDPVRREIARQALERLVADGRIHPARIEEVVAKVKEEVEGKIRELGEMACLEVGVHGIHPELQHLLGRLHYRTSYGQNILRHSIEVAHLSGMMAAELGFEQKMAKRGGLMHDIGKAIDHDQEGTHPALGMEVAARYGEPQPVLEAIGYHHDDYAGGSLWPVLISAADAISGARPGARRESLEIYIKRLEALERIAGAFPGVEKSYAIQAGREIRIMVEHAKVDDARAHDLAGQIARRIEKELQYPGQIRVTVIRETRAVEYAK
- a CDS encoding bifunctional 5,10-methylene-tetrahydrofolate dehydrogenase/5,10-methylene-tetrahydrofolate cyclohydrolase (catalyzes the formation of 5,10-methenyltetrahydrofolate from 5,10-methylenetetrahydrofolate and subsequent formation of 10-formyltetrahydrofolate from 5,10-methenyltetrahydrofolate); translated protein: MPARLSPASGDLRLNGCLLNLDPATGRARSIERLQIPHVIGATATARRLSGDEPAAALRGAARVRLAELRASGAEPRLALLSVGEDAASAIYLKRKTEACLEVGIEPHRVTLPAGTDTRAVIEKVRSLGADPAVSGILVQLPLAAPADADAVLEAVPPHKDVDGFHPVNAGRLAAGLPGFVPATPRGVLELLRYYEVPLAGRHAVVLGRSNIVGRPLATLLSSKRSNMTVTLGHSGSGPRLKSLANTADLLIAAIGRPEFVDATWVRRGATVVDVGIHRVADPDAPKGSRLTGDVAPDVATVAAALTPVPGGVGPMTVAALMANVVQAVESQRTGAGAGAPR
- a CDS encoding DUF664 domain-containing protein produces the protein MSTTIQRTITSDASARSRTAGLFLGQLDEQLRRLIDDTKTATPRELAWQPEPGDNTPGMLLAHIALVEVGWTNMGVLGREWGEAASLPLTYEEGGMPLASGAPPPANLAERDIDYFHDLLRRARSHSRAALVALDEAELARTFELPRPQGGRFLGNVSWVLYHLLEHFAGHHYQILSLRRRFADRGA
- the xseA gene encoding exodeoxyribonuclease VII large subunit, whose product is MATQPASDERILSVGEITRAIKETLADSFPAVWVRGEMSGLKQPDSGHLYFSLKEGRDAVIACAMWKPQASRLMFEPRDGAEVEVFGGVDVYAPRGNYQLIVRQMRPAGIGALLLALEELKQRLAAEGLFDAARKRALPRYPRRIGLVTSPVGAAVKDLVTVLRSRWPSIEIVLAPVRVQGEGAAAEIAAAIERFGRYGNVDLLIVGRGGGSLEDLWAFNEEPVVRALAASRIPTISAVGHEVDTTLADLAADVRAATPSNAAELAVRDAREVARTVTAARQRLDRAVLQVVRERRRRLERLLEKYGFRRQRDLILAFQQRVDDQLERLTGAIRARVEQLRERLAAVRSRYGLREWPRRIGERRQQLAGTRQRLDDGVVEVIHARRRRVQGLGDRLRALSPRLVLERGYCLARSPDGRLLRLASELAVGDSLTIEFARGEADARISAVRPGEPDGR
- the xseB gene encoding exodeoxyribonuclease VII small subunit, giving the protein MAAKSPRAGKTGAAPDESAGPPFEEALERLETIVDQLEGSELSLEDSLARYEEGIRLSRRLTHTLDAAEKRIERLVEGSDGEPATEPIEDGPRGAADKPSDGELPF
- a CDS encoding polyprenyl synthetase family protein translates to MRPRPASKSVTKAPPDSDAIGTLATGPLANRLAAFEAHLDQTLTANAKAPTTLSEAIRYAALSPGKRLRPLFVLTTCEAVGGDWKDALPAAAAVECVHAFSLVHDDLPAMDDDDYRRGRLTTHKKFGEALGILAGDALLAFAFEEMTRLGERGVAAERVLEAVRLLAWASGPEALIAGQALDLAAEGKPATLEIVTAVHERKTGALLGTCMALGALVGGADSSVVETLGQCGVELGVAFQIHDDLLNSGSSLAKLGKRTGTDVARGKATYPGAVGEARARSDAQSLLSNVSASLAGIGARGKLLRHLVQSVAERDR